The following proteins come from a genomic window of ANME-2 cluster archaeon:
- the rfbB gene encoding dTDP-glucose 4,6-dehydratase: protein MKILVTGGSGFIGSNYIRMMFKRYPDTRITNLDKLTYAGNPDNLQDITNPGYTFIKGDICDPGVVNKAMEGTDAVVHFAAESHVDRSIKDGSVFVTTNVLGTNTLLNCALQSGVNKFIHVSTDEVYGSIDEGSFSEEDPLEPSSPYSASKAGSDLLAMSYYITYGLPVTITRCTNNFGPYQYPEKLIPLFITNLMEGKKVPVYGTGLNVRDWIFVDDHCLGIDFVFNHGRSGDIYNIGGGSELTNLEITHRILEMLGRDESSIEFVEDRKGHDLRYSLDCTKLRGMGWKPGYDFDKALKSTVKWYMENRWWWEPLKQ, encoded by the coding sequence ATGAAGATCCTGGTAACGGGTGGGTCTGGATTCATCGGAAGCAATTATATCCGGATGATGTTCAAACGCTACCCGGATACCAGGATCACTAATCTTGATAAACTCACATATGCGGGAAACCCGGATAACCTGCAAGATATCACGAATCCGGGATATACGTTCATTAAAGGTGATATCTGCGATCCTGGTGTGGTCAATAAAGCTATGGAAGGAACGGATGCAGTTGTCCATTTCGCTGCCGAGAGCCATGTTGACCGTTCCATCAAGGATGGTTCTGTATTTGTCACAACAAATGTACTGGGCACAAATACCTTACTGAACTGTGCTTTGCAATCAGGTGTGAATAAGTTCATCCATGTGTCCACTGATGAGGTTTACGGGAGCATTGATGAAGGTTCCTTTTCCGAGGAAGACCCACTTGAACCGTCAAGTCCGTATTCTGCCAGTAAGGCAGGATCAGACCTGTTGGCAATGTCGTACTATATCACCTACGGGTTGCCTGTGACTATAACCAGGTGCACGAATAATTTCGGGCCGTACCAATATCCTGAAAAATTGATACCCCTGTTCATCACCAACCTGATGGAAGGGAAAAAGGTGCCTGTATATGGCACCGGATTGAATGTGAGGGACTGGATCTTTGTGGATGACCACTGCTTGGGAATTGATTTCGTATTCAACCACGGGCGAAGTGGAGATATCTATAATATCGGCGGCGGAAGTGAATTGACCAATCTAGAGATCACACATAGGATACTGGAGATGCTGGGACGGGATGAATCCAGCATAGAGTTTGTGGAGGATCGGAAAGGTCATGACCTGCGATATTCCCTGGACTGCACGAAATTAAGGGGGATGGGCTGGAAACCTGGATATGATTTTGATAAGGCACTAAAATCCACTGTGAAATGGTATATGGAGAACAGATGGTGGTGGGAACCGTTAAAACAGTGA